One genomic region from Curtobacterium sp. 9128 encodes:
- a CDS encoding EamA family transporter: MTRVPTPLLALAAIVSVQLGAAIAKTRFDEVGSVGAATLRLVIGAVVLALVVRPRVRHWNRAQWLGAIGLGLALGGMNVFIYLAFASIPIGVAVTIEFLGPLALSLVHTRRWRDVLWAVLALAGVVLLGVGPSAVTQLGGIAFAVAAAVCWAGYIVMNRHVGSIIPGVDGLAVSMLVAMLVSLPFGLRAAVTGIVADPTLLVVFGAVAVLSSVLPYALEMLALRRMPTRVFGILQSLGPAVAALAGLLVLHEALSLVEVLALACVTAASVGVTVYSSRRKSA, from the coding sequence ATGACCCGTGTGCCCACGCCCCTGCTGGCGCTCGCCGCGATCGTCTCCGTGCAGCTCGGCGCCGCCATCGCGAAGACCCGCTTCGACGAGGTCGGCTCCGTCGGCGCCGCCACGCTCCGGCTCGTGATCGGTGCGGTCGTGCTCGCACTCGTCGTCCGTCCCCGTGTCCGGCACTGGAACCGGGCGCAGTGGCTCGGCGCGATCGGCCTCGGCCTGGCGCTCGGTGGCATGAACGTCTTCATCTACCTGGCCTTCGCGAGCATCCCCATCGGGGTCGCCGTCACGATCGAGTTCCTCGGCCCACTCGCACTGTCGCTCGTGCACACCCGACGGTGGCGCGACGTGCTCTGGGCGGTCCTGGCGCTCGCCGGCGTCGTCTTGCTCGGTGTCGGGCCGTCCGCGGTCACGCAGCTCGGCGGCATCGCGTTCGCCGTGGCCGCCGCGGTGTGCTGGGCCGGCTACATCGTGATGAACCGGCACGTCGGATCGATCATCCCCGGCGTCGACGGGCTCGCGGTGTCGATGCTCGTCGCGATGCTGGTGTCCCTGCCGTTCGGACTCCGCGCCGCCGTGACGGGCATCGTCGCCGACCCGACGCTGCTCGTCGTCTTCGGCGCGGTCGCGGTGCTGTCGAGCGTGCTGCCCTACGCGTTGGAGATGCTCGCGCTGCGACGCATGCCGACGCGCGTGTTCGGCATCCTGCAGAGCCTCGGCCCCGCGGTCGCCGCGCTCGCCGGACTCCTCGTGCTCCACGAGGCGTTGTCACTCGTCGAAGTCCTGGCGCTTGCGTGCGTCACCGCGGCGAGCGTCGGCGTGACCGTCTACTCCTCGCGGAGGAAGTCGGCGTAG
- a CDS encoding response regulator transcription factor encodes MTDGPDAARIRAVVVDDAVLLREGLSRVLEEAGIEVVGQYADAVSFLATLPDGAPDVVIMDVRMPPTFTDEGVRAAVETRRLAPATGVLLLSQYVEATYAEDVLASGSSGIGYLLKDRVTRLEEIDDAVRRIASGGTVLDPEVVTQLMSRRRDPLEALTPREREVLGLMAEGRTNAAIARALVIGTGAVEKHVSSIFAKLALEDTGEDHRRVLAVLAYLG; translated from the coding sequence ATGACCGACGGCCCGGATGCAGCACGCATCCGGGCCGTCGTCGTCGACGACGCGGTCCTGCTCCGCGAGGGGCTGTCCCGCGTCCTCGAAGAAGCGGGCATCGAGGTCGTCGGGCAGTACGCCGACGCCGTCTCGTTCCTCGCGACGCTGCCCGATGGCGCCCCCGACGTCGTGATCATGGACGTCCGGATGCCGCCGACCTTCACCGACGAGGGTGTCCGCGCCGCCGTCGAGACCCGCCGACTCGCACCGGCCACCGGGGTGCTGCTCCTGTCCCAGTACGTCGAGGCCACCTACGCCGAAGACGTCCTGGCGTCGGGCTCGTCGGGCATCGGCTACCTGCTCAAGGACCGTGTCACGCGGCTCGAGGAGATCGACGACGCCGTCCGACGGATCGCCTCCGGCGGCACCGTCCTCGATCCCGAGGTCGTCACACAGCTGATGAGCCGCCGCCGCGACCCGCTCGAGGCGCTCACGCCGCGCGAGCGCGAGGTCTTGGGGCTGATGGCAGAGGGCCGGACCAACGCCGCCATCGCCCGAGCACTCGTCATCGGCACCGGCGCCGTCGAGAAGCACGTGTCGAGCATCTTCGCCAAGCTCGCGCTCGAGGACACCGGCGAGGACCACCGCCGCGTCCTCGCCGTGCTCGCCTACCTGGGATGA
- a CDS encoding helix-turn-helix transcriptional regulator produces MADALRALVDAVGLDVAYCAELEADPDSAWTHHFPTARSGHLWIATQSGTIWVGRGDETELLQRGNAALIAPGAPAWVGTSSAHDPPPRVSDTDAFFGLPFHKSGVHHGSARFGPLASEALPLPDFVSTIEHPVADVDVALTLQHLSEQAAHRWPGPQQDALARMLVVTLVAAWRPPVLRDNSLTRCINAIAEPGPPPTVPDLAAITNISDRTLRRRFSAETGLSPDAFVRWFRTLAARRALLNGDDPAAVASRYGYPSTRAMRRTLTRVEQTVTRLPSPDEQSRILR; encoded by the coding sequence ATGGCCGACGCGCTCCGCGCGCTGGTGGATGCGGTCGGACTCGACGTCGCGTACTGCGCCGAACTGGAGGCAGACCCCGACTCCGCCTGGACCCACCACTTCCCGACGGCGCGGTCCGGGCACCTGTGGATCGCCACGCAGTCCGGCACCATCTGGGTGGGGCGTGGCGACGAGACCGAGCTGCTCCAGCGCGGCAACGCCGCGCTCATCGCCCCGGGAGCACCGGCCTGGGTCGGGACGAGTTCCGCCCACGACCCACCACCACGGGTGTCCGACACGGACGCCTTCTTCGGCCTCCCGTTCCACAAGTCGGGAGTCCACCACGGGAGCGCGAGGTTCGGACCGCTCGCGTCGGAGGCGCTCCCGCTCCCCGACTTCGTGTCCACCATCGAGCACCCGGTTGCGGACGTGGACGTCGCGCTGACGTTGCAGCACCTGTCGGAGCAGGCCGCGCACCGGTGGCCGGGTCCGCAGCAGGACGCCCTCGCGCGGATGTTGGTCGTCACGCTCGTTGCAGCATGGCGCCCGCCGGTCCTCCGCGACAACAGCCTCACGCGCTGCATCAACGCCATCGCCGAACCGGGCCCACCGCCGACCGTGCCGGATCTCGCAGCGATCACGAACATCTCCGACCGCACGCTGCGCCGACGGTTCTCGGCCGAGACCGGGCTGTCACCGGATGCGTTCGTCCGGTGGTTCCGGACGCTCGCGGCCCGCAGGGCGCTCCTCAACGGGGACGATCCAGCAGCGGTCGCGTCCCGGTACGGCTACCCCTCGACCCGAGCGATGCGGCGCACGCTGACACGCGTCGAGCAGACCGTCACACGCCTGCCGTCCCCGGACGAGCAATCCCGAATCCTGCGGTGA
- a CDS encoding sensor histidine kinase translates to MTDTDRLDQAITVPLDDAIPAPPGATPPMPPQPTAGSFYREAWKRLPRDFGYMALTAVLLCTLYFVFPAAVLGGGFRDLFNPFVLLMFFIALFVARWLGQFERLRISWADPRPIRPVDWTPRWQQNWWTRTGSAVANPHYWLYLLHAAVVYPLTALVTVGAGALLVVGFFGPFVAGFTALRYGWDINVFLMQNSFDQSWAWILGALACAVSVSASVVLFPLWARGSVLAHYWVDFGLLGGFRAEVLERRVAGLQASRAGAVTAEGQALRQIERDLHDGPQQRLVRLRMDLSAAERAFDKDPDKAKQLIGEASEHAKDALDELRALSRGFAPPILLDRGLVAALEALVARTPIPVGLDVRLPDGLELATEIQRNVYFTVSELLTNTTKHAGASTAGVYLGLVVDTSSVWYLTVSVTDDGVGGASVQEGHGIEGLMGRMRALDGELTVSSPEGGPTEATARIPLGALNGVPVAR, encoded by the coding sequence ATGACCGACACCGACCGTCTCGACCAGGCAATCACCGTGCCGCTGGACGACGCCATTCCCGCACCGCCAGGAGCCACACCGCCCATGCCCCCGCAGCCCACCGCAGGCTCGTTCTACCGCGAGGCATGGAAGCGGCTCCCGCGCGACTTCGGCTACATGGCGCTGACGGCGGTGCTGCTCTGCACGCTCTACTTCGTCTTCCCCGCTGCGGTCCTCGGCGGCGGGTTCCGCGACCTCTTCAACCCGTTCGTCCTGCTGATGTTCTTCATCGCGCTGTTCGTGGCGCGGTGGCTCGGCCAGTTCGAGCGGCTCCGCATCTCGTGGGCCGACCCGCGGCCGATCCGCCCGGTGGACTGGACGCCGCGCTGGCAGCAGAACTGGTGGACGCGGACGGGATCGGCGGTCGCGAACCCGCACTACTGGCTCTACCTGCTGCACGCGGCGGTCGTCTACCCGCTCACCGCGCTCGTCACGGTGGGCGCCGGTGCGCTGCTCGTCGTCGGGTTCTTCGGGCCGTTCGTCGCCGGGTTCACCGCGCTGCGCTACGGCTGGGACATCAACGTCTTCCTGATGCAGAACAGCTTCGACCAGAGCTGGGCGTGGATCCTCGGGGCGCTGGCCTGCGCCGTGAGCGTCTCGGCCTCGGTCGTGCTGTTCCCGCTCTGGGCACGCGGTTCCGTGCTCGCGCACTACTGGGTCGACTTCGGGCTGCTCGGCGGATTCCGTGCCGAGGTGCTCGAGCGTCGGGTCGCCGGGCTCCAGGCCTCCCGCGCTGGTGCGGTGACCGCAGAGGGACAGGCGCTCCGACAGATCGAGCGTGACCTGCACGACGGCCCGCAGCAGCGCCTCGTGCGGTTGCGGATGGACCTCTCGGCCGCAGAGCGTGCGTTCGACAAGGACCCGGACAAGGCGAAGCAGCTCATCGGCGAGGCGTCGGAGCACGCGAAGGACGCGCTCGACGAGCTCCGCGCGCTCTCCCGCGGGTTCGCGCCGCCGATCCTGCTCGACCGCGGGCTGGTCGCCGCGCTCGAGGCCCTCGTCGCACGCACCCCGATCCCCGTCGGCCTCGACGTCCGCCTGCCGGACGGGCTCGAGCTCGCGACGGAGATCCAGCGGAACGTGTACTTCACGGTGTCCGAGCTCCTGACGAACACCACGAAGCACGCCGGAGCGTCGACGGCCGGCGTGTACCTCGGGCTCGTGGTGGACACCTCCTCGGTCTGGTACCTCACGGTCAGCGTCACGGACGACGGCGTCGGGGGAGCGAGCGTGCAGGAGGGCCACGGCATCGAGGGGCTCATGGGGCGCATGCGAGCCCTCGACGGTGAGCTGACGGTGTCGAGCCCCGAGGGTGGTCCGACCGAGGCCACCGCGCGCATCCCGCTCGGCGCACTGAACGGAGTACCCGTCGCCCGCTAG